In Sorghum bicolor cultivar BTx623 chromosome 8, Sorghum_bicolor_NCBIv3, whole genome shotgun sequence, one genomic interval encodes:
- the LOC110437679 gene encoding acetyl-CoA acetyltransferase, cytosolic 1-like: protein MASNGIAPRDVCVVGVARTPMGGFLGALSSLPATKLGSIAIEAALKRANVDAALVQEVFFGNVLSANLGQAPARQAALGAGIPNTVVCTTVNKVCASGMKATMFAAQTIQLGINDIVVAGGMESMSNAPKYIAEARKGSRFGHDTLVDAMLKDGLWDVYNDCAMGMCAELCADNHALTREDQDAFAIQSNERGIAARDSGAFAWEIVPIEVPVGRGKPPVLIEKDESLDKFDPAKLKKLRPSFKENGGTVTAGNASSISDGAAALVLVSGQKAQELGLQVLARIRGYADAAQAPELFTTTPALAIPKAIANAGLESSHVDFYEINEAFSAVALANQKLLGIPSEKTNVHGGAVSLGHPLGCSGARILVTLLGVLRVKGGKIGVAGVCNGGGGASALVVELA from the exons atggcaTCCAACGGCATCGCCCCCAGAG ATGTATGTGTTGTCGGTGTTGCACGCACCCCTATGGGTGGTTTTCTTGGTGCCTTGTCTTCCTTGCCCGCAACAAAGCTTGGCTCTATAGCAATTGAAG CTGCTCTGAAAAGAGCAAATGTGGATGCGGCTCTCGTGCAGGAGGTCTTTTTCGGAAATGTCTTGAGTGCTAATTTGGGACAGGCTCCTGCAAGGCAAGCCGCTCTGGGTGCAGGGATACCAAACACTGTTGTTTGCACCACTGTTAACAAAGTCTGCGCGTCTGGCATGAAGG CTACTATGTTCGCCGCACAGACAATTCAGCTGGGTATCAATGATATTGTTGTTGCAGGTGGCATGGAAAGCATGTCCAATGCCCCAAAGTACATTGCTGAAGCTAG GAAAGGGTCTCGTTTTGGACATGACACACTTGTTGATGCCATGCTTAAGGATGGACTTTGGGATGTATACAATGACTGTGCCATGGGAATGTGTGCTGAGCTTTGTGCTGACAATCATGCCCTCACAAGAGAAGACCAG GATGCTTTTGCTATCCAAAGCAACGAGCGTGGAATTGCTGCTCGTGACAGTGGTGCTTTTGCATGGGAGATTGTTCCG ATTGAAGTTCCTGTCGGGAGGGGAAAACCACCTGTACTTATTGAGAAAGATGAAAGCCTGGATAAG TTTGACCCAGCAAAACTGAAGAAACTCCGCCCAAGTTTCAAGGAGAATGGTGGTACTGTTACAGCTGGAAATGCTTCTAGTATAAG TGATGGGGCTGCTGCATTAGTTTTGGTGAGTGGGCAGAAGGCTCAAGAGCTTGGCCTGCAAGTCCTTGCAAGGATCAGAGGATATGCAGATGCAGCTCAA GCTCCGGAACTTTTTACAACCACCCCAGCACTTGCGATACCAAAGGCTATAGCAAATGCTGGATTAGAGTCATCCCATGTTGATTTTTATGAGATTAATGAAGCATTTTCG GCTGTTGCTCTTGCAAATCAAAAGCTTCTTGGGATTCCTTCA GAAAAGACTAATGTTCATGGAGGAGCTGTATCTTTAGGGCATCCTCTTGGGTGCAGTGGTGCTCGCATTTTGGTCACCCTTCTTGGT GTTCTTAGGGTGAAGGGTGGCAAGATCGGGGTTGCTGGAGTCTGTAACGGTGGAGGTGGAGCATCAGCTCTTGTTGTTGAGCTCGCATAA
- the LOC8065254 gene encoding protein NRT1/ PTR FAMILY 2.9 — protein MHQGRMQLIKAVDDQRPPLEMHDDKASNMKQLSHDDDDDESSDAGEPAENYRGWKSMPYVIGNETCEKLGTIGTTANLLVYLTTVYGMTGANAATLLSLWSGTVNLAPLLGAFLSDSYLGRYTTIALASVASFLGMIILTLTAAVPSLHPINNGPSSSLQMAVLLSSFALLAVGAGGIRPCNLAFGADQFDPRTPAGRRGINSFFNWYYFTFTIAMMISATVIIYLQSDVNWALGLAVPATLMGLSCALFFMGTRLYVRVRPEGSPFTSFAQVLVAAARNRRLPAPSPADLYDPPHRSSLVSKIAYTHQFLCLDKAAVRTDDVDNKPVNPWRLCTLQQVEEVKCLARLLPVWSSGIVYYIVLTNLGNYNVLQAMQTDRHVARGSSFQIPAGSFVVFNMLALTLWLPFYDGVLVPAMQRVTKREGGITQLQRIGVGIVLSIVTMLVAAAVERHRRRVGDATSCFLLVPQQMLAGLSEAFAVIGQVDFYYKQFPENMRSVAGALLFLGFAIASYASGLMVTVVHHTTGGSDGRPDWLAQDLNKGRVDLFYLLIAAMAAVNLVYFVVCARWYRFKKPAAAADVELELEGKAAAPPPV, from the exons ATGCATCAGGGGAGGATGCAATTAATAAAAGCCGTCGACGATCAGCGGCCGCCGCTGGAGATGCACGACGACAAGGCCTCCAACATGAAGCAGCTCtcccacgacgacgacgacgacgaatcCTCCGACGCCGGCGAGCCAGCCGAGAACTACCGCGGATGGAAGTCCATGCCCTACGTCATAG GGAACGAGACTTGCGAGAAGCTGGGCACCATCGGCACGACGGCGAACCTGCTGGTGTACCTGACCACCGTGTACGGCATGACGGGCGCGAACGCCGCCACGCTGCTGAGCCTGTGGTCGGGCACCGTCAACCTGGCGCCGCTCCTCGGCGCCTTCCTCAGCGACTCCTACCTGGGCCGCTACACCACCATCGCGCTCGCCTCCGTCGCCTCCTTCCTCGGCATGATCATCCTCACCCTCACCGCCGCCGTGCCGTCGCTCCACCCCATCAATAACGGGCCCTCCTCGTCGCTCCAGATGGCCGTGCTGCTCTCCTCCTTCGCCCTCCTCGCCGTCGGCGCCGGCGGCATCCGCCCCTGCAACCTGGCCTTCGGCGCCGACCAGTTCGACCCGCGCACCCCGGCGGGTCGACGGGGCATCAACAGCTTCTTCAACTGGTACTACTTCACCTTCACCATCGCCATGATGATATCCGCCACCGTCATCATCTACCTCCAGAGCGACGTCAACTGGGCGCTGGGGCTCGCCGTGCCCGCCACGCTCATGGGCCTCTCCTGCGCGCTCTTCTTCATGGGCACGCGCCTCTACGTCCGCGTCCGCCCCGAGGGAAGCCCCTTCACCAGCTTCGCGCAGgtcctcgtcgccgccgcccgcAACCGCCGTCTCCCCGCGCCGTCGCCCGCCGACCTCTACGACCCGCCGCACCGGAGCAGCCTCGTCTCCAAGATCGCATACACCCACCAGTTCCTCTGCCTCGACAAGGCCGCCGTGCGCACCGACGACGTCGACAACAAGCCGGTCAACCCGTGGCGCCTCTGCACGCTGCAGCAGGTGGAGGAGGTCAAGTGCCTGGCGCGGCTGCTCCCCGTCTGGTCCTCCGGCATCGTCTACTACATCGTGCTCACCAACCTCGGCAACTACAACGTGCTCCAGGCCATGCAGACGGACCGCCACGTCGCCCGCGGCAGCAGCTTCCAGATCCCGGCGGGCTCCTTCGTCGTCTTCAACATGCTGGCGCTCACGCTCTGGCTCCCTTTCTACGACGGCGTGCTCGTGCCGGCGATGCAGCGCGTCACCAAGCGCGAGGGCGGCATCACCCAGCTGCAGCGGATCGGCGTCGGGATCGTGCTCTCCATCGTCACCAtgctcgtcgccgccgccgtcgagagACACCGCCGCAGGGTCGGCGACGCCACCTCCTGCTTCCTGCTCGTGCCGCAGCAGATGCTGGCCGGACTCTCCGAGGCCTTCGCCGTCATCGGACAGGTCGACTTCTACTACAAGCAGTTCCCGGAGAACATGCGCAGCGTCGCGGGGGCGCTGCTCTTCCTGGGATTCGCCATCGCCAGCTACGCCAGCGGCCTCATGGTCACCGTCGTGCACCACACCACGGGTGGCAGCGACGGACGACCCGATTGGCTGGCGCAGGACCTCAACAAGGGACGCGTCGACCTCTTCTACCTGCTTatcgccgccatggccgcggtCAACCTCGTCTACTTCGTCGTCTGCGCGCGCTGGTACAGGTTCAAGAAGCCGGCGGCAGCCGCCGACgtggagctggagctggaggGAAAGGCCGCAGCGCCTCCTCCTGTCTGA
- the LOC8072346 gene encoding LRR receptor-like serine/threonine-protein kinase FEI 1, with translation MTRREREKPTTAAASASDSAMDKIAATAFALLLCLCFSSTPAAMALTPDGEALLELKLAFNATVQRLTSWRPSDPNPCGWEGISCSVPDLRVQSINLPYMQLGGIISPSIGRLDKLQRLALHQNSLHGPIPAEIKNCTELRAIYLRANYLQGGIPSEIGELLHLTILDLSSNLLRGTIPASIGSLTHLRFLNLSTNFFSGEIPNVGVLGTFKSSSFVGNLELCGLSIQKACRGTLGFPAVLPHSDPLSSAGVSPINNNKTSHFLNGIVIGSMSTLALALIAVLGFLWVCLLSRKKSIGGNYVKMDKQTVPDGAKLVTYQWNLPYSSSEIIRRLELLDEEDVVGCGGFGTVYKMVMDDGTSFAVKRIDLSRESRDRTFEKELEILGSIRHINLVNLRGYCRLATAKLLIYDFVELGSLDCYLHGDEQEDQPLNWNARMKIALGSARGLAYLHHDCSPGIVHRDIKASNILLDRSLEPRVSDFGLARLLVDNAAHVTTVVAGTFGYLAPEYLQNGHATEKSDVYSFGVLLLELVTGKRPTDSCFIKKGLNIVGWLNTLTGEHRLEDIIDEQCGDVEVEAVEAILDIAAMCTDADPGQRPSMSAVLKMLEEEILSPCMSELCYEQHLEL, from the exons ATgacaaggagagagagagagaagccgaccaccgccgccgcctccgcctccgactCCGCCATGGACAAGATCGCCGCCACGGCCTTCGCCCTTCTCCTCTGCCTCTGCTTCTCCTCCACGCCCGCCGCCATGGCCCTCACCCCGGACG GCGAGGCGTTGCTGGAGCTCAAGCTGGCCTTCAACGCCACCGTGCAGCGTCTCACCAGCTGGCGGCCCAGTGACCCTAACCCCTGCGGTTGGGAGGGCATCTCCTGCTCCGTTCCCGACCTCAGGGTCCAATCCAT AAACCTCCCCTACATGCAGCTCGGGGGCATCATTTCGCCCAGCATCGGGAGGCTCGACAAGCTGCAGAGACT AGCTCTGCACCAGAACAGCTTGCACGGCCCAATCCCTGCAGAGATCAAGAACTGCACCGAGCTCAGGGCAAT TTACCTGAGAGCCAACTACCTGCAAGGAGGCATCCCTTCAGAGATTGGCGAGCTCTTGCACCTCACAATCTT GGACCTATCAAGCAATCTGTTGAGGGGCACAATACCGGCCTCGATTGGAAGTCTTACTCACCTTCGCTTTCT GAACCTGTCTACAAATTTCTTCTCCGGAGAGATCCCAAATGTTGGTGTCCTCGGAACCTTCAAAAGCAGCTC GTTCGTTGGAAATCTGGAGCTTTGTGGCTTGTCCATCCAGAAGGCTTGCCGTGGAACACTCGGCTTTCCTGCTGTGCTGCCACACTCCGATCCGCTCTCTTCAGCTG GCGTTTCTCCAATCAATAACAACAAGACATCACACTTTCTGAATGGCATCGTGATCGGCTCAATGTCAACCTTGGCTCTTGCCTTGATAGCTGTACTCGGATTCCTATGGGTTTGCTTGCTGTCCAGGAAAAAGAGCATTGGTGGAAACTATGTAAAGATGGACAAGCAAACCGTTCCTGATG GTGCAAAGCTTGTGACATACCAGTGGAACCTTCCATATTCGTCAAGTGAGATTATTAGAAGGTTGGAGCTGCTTGATGAAGAAGATGTGGTTGGCTGTGGGGGATTTGGCACAGTGTACAAAATGGTGATGGATGATGGCACGTCATTTGCCGTCAAGAGGATCGACCTCAGCCGCGAAAGTCGTGACAGGACCTTCGAGAAGGAGCTTGAGATTCTGGGCAGCATCAGGCACATAAATCTTGTCAATTTGCGAGGCTACTGCAGGCTCGCCACAGCAAAGCTACTCATATACGATTTTGTTGAACTGGGCAGCTTGGATTGCTACCTTCATG GAGATGAACAAGAGGACCAGCCATTGAACTGGAACGCGCGCATGAAAATCGCCCTTGGGTCGGCTCGAGGTCTGGCATATCTCCACCATGATTGCTCGCCTGGGATTGTGCATAGGGACATCAAGGCCAGTAACATCCTGCTAGATAGAAGCTTGGAGCCTCGTGTCTCTGATTTTGGCCTTGCAAGGCTGCTTGTAGACAATGCTGCCCATGTTACCACTGTCGTGGCGGGCACCTTTGGATACCTAGCACCAG AGTACTTGCAAAATGGGCATGCTACTGAAAAATCAGACGTGTATAGCTTTGGAGTGCTTTTGCTGGAGCTGGTGACCGGAAAGAGGCCAACCGACTCATGCTTCATCAAGAAGGGACTGAACATTGTTGGCTGG CTGAACACCCTAACTGGGGAGCACCGGTTGGAGGATATCATCGATGAGCAATGCGGTGACGTGGAGGTGGAAGCCGTGGAAGCCATCCTGGACATCGCGGCGATGTGCACCGACGCAGACCCAGGGCAGCGGCCATCGATGAGTGCCGTGCTGAAGATGCTGGAGGAGGAGATCCTGTCCCCCTGCATGAGCGAGCTGTGCTACGAGCAGCACCTGGAGCTCTGA